In the genome of Mucisphaera calidilacus, one region contains:
- a CDS encoding HDOD domain-containing protein, whose amino-acid sequence MAASGTSKAEIEARITKAEKVVEPAIREISHIATLPEVTTKIMDLIDDPNATAQDLNLVIQNDPALGARILKVVNSAFYGVPAQVGSINRAIVLLGLNAIKNIAIAASLTKLFRSGKITEGFSAKDLWLHSIATAAGARLLVNELSMGYLDEAFLAGLIHDLGLMVEIQSRRPKFIQCIETVLADENISFREVEFKTFNASHEDFGRVLARSWKFPPALVNVIGGHHEPERFDGEEAVLPTIVAVADCLAAKAGFGFTRGEDRTEPKAEWLETLGLEPEAIDRVLESLPAAYDEASALMNG is encoded by the coding sequence ATGGCCGCATCCGGAACCAGCAAAGCAGAGATCGAAGCACGCATCACCAAAGCCGAGAAGGTTGTCGAGCCGGCGATCCGCGAGATCAGCCACATCGCCACCCTGCCCGAAGTCACCACCAAGATCATGGACCTGATCGACGATCCCAACGCCACCGCGCAGGATCTCAATCTGGTCATCCAGAACGACCCCGCGCTCGGCGCCCGCATCCTCAAGGTCGTTAACTCCGCCTTCTACGGCGTCCCGGCACAGGTGGGCTCCATCAACCGGGCCATCGTCCTGCTCGGGCTCAACGCCATCAAGAACATCGCCATCGCCGCCAGCCTCACCAAGCTCTTCCGCAGCGGCAAGATCACCGAGGGCTTCTCCGCCAAGGACCTCTGGCTCCACAGCATCGCCACCGCCGCCGGCGCACGGCTGCTCGTCAACGAGCTCTCGATGGGCTACCTCGACGAAGCCTTCCTCGCAGGACTCATCCACGACCTCGGCCTCATGGTCGAGATCCAGTCGCGTCGGCCCAAGTTCATCCAGTGCATCGAGACCGTCCTCGCCGACGAAAACATCTCGTTCCGCGAGGTCGAGTTCAAGACCTTCAACGCCTCGCACGAGGACTTCGGCCGCGTCCTGGCACGCAGCTGGAAGTTCCCGCCCGCCCTGGTCAACGTCATCGGCGGCCACCACGAGCCCGAACGCTTCGACGGCGAGGAAGCCGTCCTGCCCACCATCGTCGCCGTCGCCGACTGCCTCGCCGCCAAGGCCGGCTTCGGCTTCACGCGTGGCGAAGACCGCACCGAGCCCAAGGCCGAATGGCTCGAAACACTCGGGCTCGAACCCGAGGCCATCGACCGCGTCCTCGAAAGCCTCCCCGCGGCCTACGACGAAGCTTCCGCGCTCATGAACGGATGA
- a CDS encoding sigma-70 family RNA polymerase sigma factor: MGTTSASLETRTRLTNEWTLPEGLSEEGRERLGELLPEPIDFMASDLFNDDLAIKALLAEAEAIPRASVDWYYHLERDTPVLQMNQASEPQLLTPAQERVIFVAFNYCRFRAEEVRSSIKTRRVGARQAEALLDWDARAMRLREFIAEYNVALVLAMARKFERSRLDFSEMIAEGNLALIRSIEKFDVSRGFKFSTYACRSILKAFSRLGEKTSRYRRLFPVEANPDYERSDHAERKAEEQREDCTEQVARLVDHDASGLTSLEREVVRQRFGLDGANEGQAMTLLQVGQKIGMTKERVRQIQNRALRKLRSSLEETFLDGHVDLSMPFVQPALVNA, translated from the coding sequence ATGGGAACGACATCAGCCAGTCTTGAGACCCGGACCCGCCTTACCAACGAGTGGACGCTGCCCGAGGGCCTGAGCGAGGAAGGGCGTGAACGCCTCGGCGAGTTGCTTCCCGAACCGATCGACTTCATGGCGAGTGATCTGTTCAACGACGATCTCGCTATAAAGGCGTTGCTGGCGGAGGCCGAGGCCATCCCGCGTGCGTCGGTCGATTGGTATTACCACCTCGAGCGGGACACGCCGGTGCTGCAGATGAATCAGGCGTCCGAGCCGCAGCTGCTCACGCCCGCCCAGGAGCGTGTGATCTTCGTGGCGTTCAACTACTGCCGGTTCCGCGCCGAGGAGGTCCGCAGCAGCATTAAGACGCGTCGCGTGGGTGCCCGGCAGGCCGAGGCGTTGCTCGACTGGGACGCACGGGCGATGCGGCTTCGTGAGTTCATCGCGGAGTACAATGTCGCTCTGGTGCTGGCCATGGCGCGGAAGTTCGAGCGCAGCCGGCTGGATTTCTCGGAGATGATCGCCGAGGGCAACCTCGCGCTGATCCGTTCGATCGAGAAGTTTGATGTCAGCCGCGGGTTCAAGTTCTCGACCTATGCCTGCCGTTCGATCCTCAAGGCGTTCAGCCGTCTGGGCGAGAAGACGTCGCGTTACCGCAGGTTGTTCCCGGTCGAGGCGAACCCGGACTACGAGCGTTCGGATCACGCCGAGCGCAAAGCCGAGGAGCAGCGTGAGGACTGCACCGAGCAGGTCGCCCGGCTGGTGGATCATGACGCGTCGGGCCTGACGAGCCTCGAGCGCGAGGTGGTGCGTCAGCGATTTGGTCTTGACGGTGCGAACGAGGGCCAGGCGATGACGCTGCTGCAGGTCGGCCAGAAGATCGGCATGACCAAGGAGCGCGTGCGTCAGATCCAGAACCGTGCGCTGCGGAAGCTGCGTTCGAGCCTGGAGGAGACGTTCCTCGACGGGCACGTCGACCTGTCGATGCCCTTTGTTCAGCCGGCGCTGGTCAACGCCTGA
- a CDS encoding argininosuccinate synthase, protein MSAKDNPKKIVLAYSGGLDTSVILPWLKDRYPGVKLVAFAAELGQGDELKGIEEKAYASGADEVVVKDLRREFAEEYCYPMIRAHAVYETDYLLGTSIARPLIAKHQVLAAKQTKADAVGHGATGKGNDQVRFELTYRALNPRLKIVSPWKDPAFLASGLTDRETAIDYAKKHKIPIEQSKKKIYSRDRNLWHISHEGAEIEDPASEPSWKNCLVMSLTPEKAPNKSATVTLGFARGNPVSIDGEKLRGEQIIEKLNALGGRHAVGTTLLVENRLVGMKSRGVYETPGGTILYEAHKALEQVCLERDLFHEKIRLASRYAELVYNGQWFHPLREALQAFFDRANQVVTGEVKVRLYKGTATAVEASSPKSLYDEKLASFAMDGYDVTAARGFIDLYGLPMTVAGRRQPPKH, encoded by the coding sequence ATGTCCGCGAAAGACAACCCCAAGAAGATCGTGCTCGCCTACTCGGGCGGGCTGGACACGTCCGTGATCCTGCCCTGGCTCAAGGATCGTTACCCCGGCGTCAAGCTGGTGGCTTTTGCCGCTGAGCTGGGTCAGGGCGATGAGTTGAAGGGGATTGAGGAGAAGGCGTACGCGTCGGGCGCGGACGAGGTGGTGGTGAAGGACCTGCGCCGGGAGTTTGCGGAGGAGTACTGCTACCCGATGATCCGTGCGCACGCGGTGTACGAGACGGATTACCTGCTGGGAACGAGTATCGCCCGTCCGCTGATCGCCAAGCACCAGGTGCTGGCGGCGAAGCAGACAAAGGCAGACGCGGTGGGTCACGGCGCGACGGGCAAGGGGAACGATCAGGTCCGTTTCGAGCTGACGTACCGGGCGCTGAACCCGCGGCTGAAGATCGTGTCGCCCTGGAAGGATCCGGCGTTCCTGGCGTCGGGCCTGACGGACCGCGAGACGGCGATTGACTACGCGAAGAAGCACAAGATCCCCATCGAGCAGAGCAAGAAGAAGATCTACTCGCGTGACCGCAACCTCTGGCACATCTCGCACGAGGGCGCGGAGATCGAGGACCCGGCGAGCGAGCCGTCGTGGAAGAACTGCCTGGTGATGTCGTTGACGCCTGAGAAGGCGCCGAACAAGTCGGCGACGGTGACCCTCGGCTTTGCCAGGGGCAATCCGGTTTCGATCGACGGCGAGAAGCTGCGTGGCGAGCAGATCATCGAGAAGCTCAACGCGTTGGGCGGTCGGCACGCGGTGGGCACGACGCTGCTGGTCGAGAACCGGCTGGTGGGGATGAAGTCACGGGGCGTCTACGAGACGCCCGGCGGGACGATTCTGTACGAGGCGCACAAGGCGCTGGAGCAGGTCTGCCTGGAGCGTGACCTGTTTCACGAGAAGATCCGGTTGGCGTCGCGGTACGCGGAGCTGGTCTACAACGGCCAGTGGTTCCACCCGTTGCGTGAGGCGTTGCAGGCGTTCTTCGACAGGGCGAACCAGGTGGTGACGGGCGAGGTCAAGGTGCGGCTGTACAAGGGCACGGCGACGGCGGTGGAGGCGAGCAGCCCGAAGTCGCTTTACGACGAGAAGCTGGCGAGTTTCGCGATGGACGGCTACGACGTGACGGCGGCCCGAGGCTTTATTGATCTCTATGGTCTGCCCATGACGGTGGCGGGTCGCCGGCAGCCACCGAAGCACTGA
- the ggt gene encoding gamma-glutamyltransferase produces MKRVLLTLCLLALCACTATQPTEPQPAPTKTQPEAATKAQVTTSTTGMVASNSDVASRIGADVLRQGGNAVDAAIATQFALAVTWPEAGNIGGGGFMLVAPPHKEVVCIDYRETAPLDATTDMYTFGENRHHHRHAGVPGTVAGMEQAHHKFGSLEWADLVTPAVELARNGFTVDEHLAGSLNSVLKKEKTQTADNLAELRRVYGKPDGTDWQAGDRLQLPDLANTLETIAHQGSKGFYQGKVAQAIADDMKAQGGIITTTDLAGYEARTRKAIHTTYLGHDVYGAPPPSSGGVTITLMLNMLERYDLVADERYSVRTLHLMTEAMKRAFSERAKHLGDTDFVEVPLAELTTKAYARSLAQSINPDKTTPSEELAPPIQLADESPSTTHFSVIDEQGMAVANTTTLEQAWGSRIITPGLGFVYNNEMGDFNWKPGHTDRKGRIGTPANIIEPGKRMLSSMSPTIVRQHGKAILVTGSPGGRTIINTVLGILVSTLDYNQPLAQTIDEPRIHHGWFPDELVVEPGIAESTLQDLRGLGHAVRVRTGPQGAAHSIRIDPKTGTRTGVADHRRGGTAAAP; encoded by the coding sequence ATGAAACGCGTGCTCCTCACCCTCTGCCTCCTCGCCCTCTGCGCCTGCACCGCCACACAGCCGACCGAACCACAACCAGCGCCGACGAAGACGCAGCCCGAAGCCGCCACGAAAGCCCAGGTCACCACTTCGACCACCGGCATGGTCGCCTCCAACTCAGACGTCGCCTCCCGCATCGGCGCCGACGTCCTCCGCCAGGGCGGCAACGCCGTCGACGCCGCCATCGCCACCCAGTTCGCCCTCGCTGTCACGTGGCCCGAAGCCGGCAACATCGGCGGTGGCGGGTTCATGCTCGTCGCGCCACCCCACAAAGAGGTCGTCTGCATCGACTACCGCGAAACCGCGCCCCTCGACGCAACCACCGACATGTACACATTCGGCGAGAACCGGCACCACCACCGACACGCGGGCGTGCCCGGCACCGTCGCCGGCATGGAACAGGCACACCACAAGTTCGGCTCCCTCGAATGGGCCGACCTTGTCACACCCGCCGTCGAACTCGCCCGCAACGGCTTCACCGTCGACGAACACCTCGCGGGCTCACTGAACAGTGTCCTCAAGAAGGAAAAGACCCAAACCGCCGACAACCTCGCCGAACTCCGACGCGTTTACGGCAAACCCGACGGCACCGACTGGCAGGCAGGCGACCGCCTCCAACTCCCCGACCTCGCCAACACCCTCGAAACGATCGCGCACCAGGGCAGCAAGGGCTTCTACCAGGGCAAGGTCGCGCAGGCCATCGCCGACGACATGAAAGCCCAAGGCGGCATCATCACCACCACCGACCTCGCCGGCTACGAAGCACGCACACGCAAGGCCATCCACACCACCTACCTGGGACACGACGTCTACGGCGCACCCCCGCCCAGCTCCGGCGGCGTCACCATCACCCTCATGCTCAACATGCTCGAACGCTACGACCTCGTCGCCGACGAACGCTACAGCGTCCGCACCCTCCACCTCATGACCGAGGCCATGAAACGCGCCTTCAGCGAACGCGCCAAACACCTCGGCGACACCGACTTCGTCGAGGTCCCCCTCGCCGAACTCACCACCAAGGCTTACGCCCGAAGCCTCGCCCAGTCCATCAACCCCGACAAGACTACGCCCAGCGAAGAGCTCGCACCACCCATCCAACTCGCCGACGAAAGCCCCAGCACCACCCACTTCTCCGTCATCGACGAGCAAGGCATGGCCGTCGCCAACACCACCACCCTCGAACAGGCCTGGGGCAGCCGCATCATCACGCCCGGACTCGGCTTCGTCTACAACAACGAGATGGGCGACTTCAACTGGAAGCCCGGCCACACCGACCGTAAAGGACGCATCGGCACGCCCGCCAACATCATCGAGCCGGGCAAACGCATGCTCAGTTCCATGTCGCCCACGATCGTCCGGCAACACGGCAAAGCCATCCTCGTCACCGGCTCTCCCGGCGGACGCACCATCATCAACACCGTCCTCGGCATCCTCGTCTCCACCCTCGACTACAACCAGCCCCTCGCCCAGACCATCGACGAACCCCGCATCCATCACGGCTGGTTCCCCGACGAACTCGTCGTCGAACCCGGCATCGCCGAATCCACCCTCCAGGACCTTCGCGGCCTCGGCCACGCCGTCCGCGTCCGCACCGGTCCCCAAGGCGCCGCTCACTCCATCCGCATCGATCCCAAGACCGGCACACGCACCGGCGTCGCCGACCACCGACGCGGCGGAACCGCCGCCGCACCCTGA
- a CDS encoding haloacid dehalogenase-like hydrolase: MNPPPTQPLPLFVDLDGTLIATDVFNQSLLGVLKHRPWQIPALLITWLFRGRPELKRLAYRRARLDITRLPYRPAVLELIRSARDAGQPVILATASHREPAQHVADHLGVFDDVLASEQRNNLKAGRKLDAIRDWCTQHNHTGFAYAGDARPDLVIWQQADHAIAVAPPPRVRAQITRRGINATILDA; the protein is encoded by the coding sequence GTGAACCCGCCACCCACCCAACCCCTCCCCCTCTTCGTCGACCTCGACGGCACCCTCATCGCCACCGACGTCTTCAACCAGAGCCTCCTTGGCGTCCTCAAACACCGCCCCTGGCAGATCCCCGCCCTCCTGATCACCTGGCTGTTCCGAGGCCGGCCCGAACTCAAACGCCTCGCCTACCGACGCGCCCGACTCGACATCACCAGGCTCCCCTATCGGCCCGCCGTCCTCGAACTCATCCGGTCCGCCCGCGACGCAGGCCAACCCGTCATCCTCGCCACCGCCTCCCACCGCGAACCCGCGCAACACGTCGCCGACCACCTCGGCGTCTTCGACGACGTCCTCGCCAGCGAACAACGCAACAACCTCAAGGCAGGCCGCAAACTCGACGCCATCCGCGACTGGTGCACGCAACACAACCACACCGGCTTCGCCTACGCGGGCGACGCACGACCCGACCTCGTCATCTGGCAGCAGGCCGATCACGCCATCGCTGTCGCGCCGCCGCCCCGGGTCCGCGCACAGATCACGCGACGCGGCATCAACGCCACCATCCTCGACGCGTGA
- a CDS encoding ABC transporter permease translates to MTHPAFALTQHGWLRRLLRPWSLLMRTSERGLIIFAAVGAALRLAVRPSTWNRAVREELARQVINAGLFAVPAAALAGIGVGVFIVVQAQQWLDRLGHVSLLGPLLVVGVVREIAPLVTNLLVIGRSGSSMTTEVANMKMLGDVDLLEAQGIDPFVYLVVPRILGMGIAVLCLNLIVLLVSLISGRLLVLIVSSDPTPMVAFADNVLRSLEVIDVFNLLAKTVLTGMLTGAICCVTGLQAAPHPLAVAAASRASFMRCMAALLTVSGFVSLSMYLDLV, encoded by the coding sequence GTGACGCACCCGGCTTTTGCTCTGACACAACATGGTTGGCTGCGACGGCTGCTGCGCCCGTGGTCGCTGCTGATGCGGACCTCGGAGCGGGGGCTGATCATCTTTGCGGCGGTGGGGGCTGCGCTGCGTCTGGCGGTGCGTCCGTCGACGTGGAACCGTGCGGTGCGTGAGGAGTTAGCCCGTCAGGTGATCAACGCGGGCCTGTTCGCGGTGCCCGCGGCGGCGTTGGCGGGGATCGGCGTCGGGGTCTTCATCGTGGTTCAGGCCCAGCAGTGGCTGGACCGTTTGGGGCACGTCTCGCTGCTGGGGCCGCTGCTGGTGGTGGGCGTGGTCCGGGAGATCGCTCCGCTGGTCACGAACCTGCTGGTGATCGGGCGCAGCGGGTCGTCGATGACGACCGAGGTGGCGAACATGAAGATGCTGGGGGACGTGGACCTGCTTGAGGCGCAGGGGATCGACCCGTTTGTCTACCTGGTGGTGCCGAGGATTCTCGGGATGGGGATCGCGGTGTTGTGCCTGAACCTGATCGTGCTGCTGGTGAGTCTGATCAGCGGTCGTCTGCTGGTGCTGATCGTGAGTTCGGACCCGACGCCTATGGTTGCGTTCGCGGACAACGTGCTGCGTTCGCTGGAGGTGATCGATGTGTTCAACCTGCTGGCGAAGACGGTGCTGACGGGCATGCTCACCGGCGCGATCTGCTGCGTGACGGGGTTGCAGGCGGCGCCGCACCCGCTGGCGGTGGCGGCTGCGTCGCGTGCGTCGTTCATGCGTTGCATGGCGGCGTTGCTGACGGTGTCGGGTTTTGTGTCGCTGAGCATGTATC
- a CDS encoding mechanosensitive ion channel family protein, which translates to MIAAMRYLVLVLAVSLLVPVAAQDFGMDPLLMPPAESAEVPKTSEAGSEPEAAAGGALQASAEDDRAEYLDDARWKVLRDVIEDRAPAWMIEDGALGVAYWQWISVLLFIFGAVVIDYSVQIVLRVAINRLLKEQGAHARRDELRKTLRPFGLTAGALFCLVTLNFLQFDGVVYAIAHGSLAIFTVLTGSVSAWRFIDLVGDVFARYAQNTSTRFDDVLIPLIRKTLKLFVLVLGFVYASTSLGLNPWPIAASLGLGGVAFAFAAKDTVENFFGSLAVLVDRPFDVGDWVVIDGQEGTIESVGFRSTRVRTFYNSQITIPNANLVRAAVDNYGRRRYRRWKTTMGLQYDTPPDKLLAFAEGARELVRQHPFTRKDYYQVWVNEFNASSIDVLLYMFFDVPDWSTELRERERLLVDLVRLADQVGVSFAFPTTTVHLKQDEGDPVYKQHERPKRITDRLAMLQGARAARSIISDQPWRETLPDPVDYGKNDLGLELDAAGNPIEPVETQVSDDPETASEDGVEVGEAGEDTEPRRETL; encoded by the coding sequence ATGATCGCGGCGATGCGTTACCTGGTGCTGGTTCTGGCGGTTTCCCTGTTGGTGCCGGTGGCGGCGCAGGATTTTGGGATGGACCCGCTGCTGATGCCGCCGGCCGAGTCAGCGGAGGTGCCCAAGACGAGCGAGGCGGGGTCGGAGCCGGAGGCGGCGGCGGGCGGGGCGTTGCAGGCGTCGGCGGAGGATGATCGCGCGGAGTACCTGGATGATGCGCGTTGGAAGGTGCTCCGGGACGTGATCGAGGATCGAGCCCCGGCGTGGATGATCGAGGACGGCGCGCTGGGGGTGGCGTACTGGCAGTGGATCAGCGTGCTGCTGTTTATTTTCGGCGCGGTGGTGATCGATTACTCGGTGCAGATCGTGCTTCGGGTGGCGATCAACCGGTTGTTGAAGGAGCAGGGGGCGCACGCCCGCCGGGATGAGCTGCGCAAGACGCTGCGTCCCTTCGGCCTGACCGCGGGTGCCTTGTTCTGCCTGGTGACGCTGAACTTCCTGCAGTTTGACGGGGTGGTGTACGCGATCGCGCACGGCTCGCTGGCGATCTTCACGGTGCTGACGGGTTCGGTGTCGGCGTGGCGTTTTATTGATCTGGTGGGCGACGTGTTTGCCCGCTACGCACAGAACACGAGCACGCGTTTTGATGACGTGCTGATCCCGCTGATCCGCAAGACGCTCAAGCTGTTCGTGCTGGTGCTGGGCTTTGTGTACGCGTCGACGTCGCTGGGGCTGAACCCGTGGCCGATCGCCGCGTCGCTGGGCCTGGGCGGTGTGGCGTTTGCGTTTGCGGCGAAGGACACGGTGGAGAACTTCTTCGGCTCGCTCGCGGTGCTGGTGGACCGTCCGTTTGATGTGGGCGACTGGGTGGTGATTGACGGTCAGGAGGGGACGATCGAGTCGGTGGGTTTCCGGTCGACCCGGGTGCGGACGTTCTACAACTCGCAGATCACGATCCCGAACGCGAATCTGGTGCGTGCCGCGGTGGATAACTACGGGCGTCGTCGTTATCGGCGGTGGAAGACGACGATGGGCCTGCAGTACGACACGCCGCCCGACAAGCTGCTGGCGTTCGCTGAGGGCGCCCGGGAGCTGGTGCGTCAGCACCCGTTTACGCGCAAGGACTACTACCAGGTGTGGGTGAACGAATTCAACGCGTCGAGCATCGACGTGCTGCTCTATATGTTCTTTGACGTACCGGACTGGAGCACGGAGCTGCGTGAGCGTGAGCGTCTGCTGGTGGATCTGGTCCGGCTGGCAGACCAGGTGGGCGTGAGTTTCGCGTTCCCGACGACGACGGTGCACCTCAAGCAGGACGAGGGTGATCCGGTTTATAAGCAGCACGAGCGTCCCAAGCGGATCACGGACCGGTTGGCAATGCTCCAGGGCGCTCGGGCGGCGCGTTCGATCATCAGCGATCAGCCCTGGCGTGAGACGCTGCCGGACCCCGTGGATTACGGGAAGAATGACCTGGGTCTTGAACTGGACGCGGCGGGTAATCCGATAGAACCGGTGGAGACGCAGGTTTCGGACGATCCCGAGACGGCGTCGGAGGACGGTGTCGAGGTCGGGGAGGCCGGAGAGGATACCGAGCCCAGACGAGAGACCCTGTGA
- a CDS encoding M42 family metallopeptidase, whose product MARKPRRTQPQVPELLAQLVTTPGVPGREHRVRDLISDHVTELADEITTDKLGSLIVTQKPRPKTQSKTSRRSSNADARPARIMVAAHMDQIGFIVKHIDTNGFLRLTNVGGFDTRNLFARLVRVCPDVRDPDKDLPGVLNPGGKPVHIASPEDRKKVPEIEDLTIDLGLPAKEVHKQVSVGDMVVLDAQPQAIGDTIVSQCLDNRVACYIAIEALRQLKHHDAEISIVFTVQEEVGLRGAGPAAYGLQPDVGIALDTTLCCDTPGVPDTERVTQQGQGIGLNVMDGAAITDLDLYEQIEKLAKKRRIKAQRTLLHKGGTDAGTIQRAGAGIPVMTLLTPTRYIHTVTEMVHQDDLKAAISLLAAYLETA is encoded by the coding sequence ATGGCCCGAAAGCCCCGCCGTACCCAGCCTCAGGTCCCCGAACTCCTCGCCCAACTCGTCACCACGCCAGGCGTCCCGGGCCGTGAGCACCGCGTCCGCGACCTCATCAGCGACCACGTCACCGAACTCGCCGACGAGATCACCACCGACAAGCTCGGCTCGCTGATCGTCACACAAAAGCCCCGCCCCAAAACCCAGAGCAAGACCTCAAGACGCTCCAGCAATGCCGATGCACGACCCGCACGCATCATGGTCGCCGCCCACATGGACCAGATCGGCTTCATCGTCAAGCACATCGACACCAACGGCTTCCTCCGACTCACCAACGTCGGCGGCTTCGACACCCGCAACCTCTTCGCGCGCCTGGTCCGCGTCTGCCCCGACGTCCGCGACCCCGACAAGGACCTCCCGGGCGTGCTCAACCCCGGCGGGAAACCCGTTCACATCGCCTCCCCCGAGGACCGCAAGAAAGTCCCCGAGATCGAAGACCTCACCATCGACCTCGGCCTCCCCGCCAAGGAAGTCCACAAGCAAGTCAGCGTCGGCGACATGGTCGTCCTCGACGCCCAGCCGCAGGCCATCGGCGACACCATCGTCTCCCAGTGCCTCGACAACCGCGTCGCCTGCTACATCGCCATCGAAGCCCTCCGCCAGCTCAAACACCACGACGCCGAGATCAGCATCGTCTTCACCGTCCAGGAAGAAGTCGGACTCCGCGGAGCCGGGCCCGCCGCCTACGGCCTCCAGCCCGACGTCGGCATCGCGCTCGACACCACGCTCTGCTGCGACACGCCCGGCGTCCCCGACACCGAACGCGTCACCCAGCAGGGTCAGGGCATCGGCCTCAACGTCATGGACGGCGCCGCCATCACCGACCTCGACCTCTACGAGCAGATCGAGAAACTCGCTAAAAAGCGACGGATCAAGGCCCAGCGGACACTCCTGCACAAGGGCGGGACCGACGCAGGAACCATCCAACGCGCCGGAGCGGGCATCCCCGTCATGACCCTGCTCACACCGACACGCTACATCCACACCGTCACCGAGATGGTCCACCAGGACGACCTCAAGGCCGCCATCAGCCTGCTCGCCGCCTACCTCGAAACCGCATAA
- a CDS encoding Na+/H+ antiporter NhaC family protein, with amino-acid sequence MSTTESRSLAARIKHPGIWLFAACMTASLLVGLFLPPAWVSQSTTLDAYPTDDGSWAYILREKETSLADAVPYTESPITPANLEALVADGQAPAIKSQIVFRETGETRVYLELRAYRHWHWWSLLPAFTAILLCVATREPLTALLGGVLSGVLLLGRYNIVDDVLKPTMVLDSVTEVILLYCGLLGALVGIWARSGAAQAFAEWAARSIVTGPKTAKFLTWLLGVCFFQGGTISTVMVGATARPIADREKVSHEELSYVVDSTASPIAALIPFNAWPAYVQGLIFVPGVAFLATESSRMAFYFASIFLSFYALFAVIGTLLLSFEKLPFIGRRFRDAITRARTTGQLNAPGSEPLSSQELENPEVPEGHIPSLWSFVLPLALLIATALGTYFATGSPDVTWAFFIGLIAAIVMELARGLALTELVDGVGLGIKAVALAAVILVTAIMVGNLSKDAGGAAFLVSLLGESIHYVALPLGLLALTMIISFSTGTSWGTYAVAFPLGMPLAWAVAQSHDLANPQLYMMVCFATILNGSLYGDQCSPISDTTVLSSMVSGADLMDHVRTQIVPASVAMGLAAFCWTATVWIFC; translated from the coding sequence GTGTCCACAACCGAATCTCGCTCGCTCGCCGCGCGCATCAAGCACCCGGGCATCTGGCTGTTCGCCGCCTGCATGACCGCCTCGCTGCTCGTCGGCCTCTTCCTCCCGCCGGCCTGGGTCAGCCAGTCCACCACCCTCGACGCCTACCCGACCGACGACGGATCCTGGGCCTACATCCTCCGCGAGAAGGAGACTTCCCTCGCCGACGCCGTGCCCTACACCGAATCCCCCATCACGCCCGCCAACCTCGAAGCTCTGGTCGCCGACGGGCAAGCCCCCGCCATCAAGAGCCAGATCGTCTTCCGCGAGACAGGCGAGACCCGCGTGTACCTCGAACTCCGCGCCTACAGGCACTGGCACTGGTGGTCATTGCTCCCCGCCTTCACCGCCATCCTCCTCTGCGTCGCCACCCGCGAGCCCCTCACCGCGCTGCTCGGCGGCGTGCTCTCGGGCGTCCTGCTCCTCGGCCGCTACAACATCGTCGATGACGTGCTCAAGCCCACCATGGTCCTCGATTCCGTCACCGAGGTCATCCTCCTCTACTGCGGGCTGCTCGGCGCCCTCGTCGGCATCTGGGCACGATCCGGCGCCGCCCAGGCCTTCGCCGAATGGGCCGCACGCTCGATCGTCACCGGACCCAAAACCGCCAAGTTCCTCACCTGGCTCCTGGGCGTCTGCTTCTTCCAGGGCGGGACCATCTCCACCGTCATGGTCGGCGCGACCGCACGTCCCATCGCCGACCGCGAGAAGGTCAGCCACGAAGAACTCTCCTACGTCGTCGACTCCACCGCCTCGCCCATCGCTGCACTCATCCCCTTCAACGCATGGCCCGCCTACGTCCAGGGGCTCATCTTCGTCCCGGGCGTCGCCTTCCTCGCCACCGAGTCCAGCCGCATGGCGTTCTACTTCGCCTCCATCTTCCTGAGCTTCTACGCCCTCTTCGCCGTCATCGGAACCCTCCTGCTCAGCTTCGAGAAACTCCCCTTCATCGGCCGACGCTTCCGCGACGCCATCACCCGCGCACGCACCACCGGGCAGCTCAACGCCCCCGGCTCCGAACCTCTTTCCTCACAGGAACTCGAGAACCCCGAGGTCCCCGAAGGACACATCCCCTCCCTCTGGAGCTTCGTCCTCCCCCTCGCCCTCCTGATCGCCACCGCGCTCGGCACCTACTTCGCCACCGGATCGCCCGACGTCACCTGGGCCTTCTTCATCGGACTCATCGCCGCCATCGTCATGGAACTCGCACGCGGGCTCGCCCTGACCGAACTCGTCGATGGCGTCGGCCTGGGCATCAAGGCCGTTGCCCTCGCCGCCGTCATCCTTGTCACCGCCATCATGGTCGGCAACCTCTCCAAGGACGCGGGCGGCGCCGCCTTCCTCGTCTCCCTGCTCGGCGAGTCCATCCACTACGTCGCCCTGCCCCTCGGGCTCCTCGCCCTCACGATGATCATCTCCTTCTCCACCGGCACCAGCTGGGGCACCTACGCCGTCGCCTTCCCCCTAGGCATGCCGCTCGCCTGGGCCGTCGCACAGTCCCACGACCTCGCCAATCCCCAGCTCTACATGATGGTCTGCTTCGCCACCATCCTCAACGGATCGCTCTATGGCGACCAGTGCTCGCCCATCTCCGACACCACCGTCCTCAGCTCCATGGTCTCCGGCGCCGACCTCATGGACCACGTCCGAACGCAGATCGTCCCCGCATCCGTCGCCATGGGACTCGCCGCCTTCTGCTGGACCGCCACGGTCTGGATCTTCTGCTAG